The genomic window GTCCAGGGTCGGTGCGTTCAAGGCGGACATCGTCGCGAAGGAGGTAGGGACGGAGGACCGGGTAATCATCGAGAATCAGCTTGAGCGAACGAACCATGACCATCTCGGAAAGCTACTGACCTACGCGTCCGGCGTCGGCGCGAAGGTCGTCGTCTGGGTCGCCTCAGAAATAACCGATGAGCACCGACGCGCAATCGACTGGCTGAACGAGATCACAGGGGAGCAGTTCTCGTTCTTTGCTCTGGAGATCGAGCTCTGGCGAATCGGGAACTCCGAGCCCGCGCCGAAGTTCAACCTCGTCTGCCAACCCAANNNNNNNNNNNNNNNNNNNNNNNNNNNNNNNNNNNNNNNTGTCTCAGCTCGAGTTTTGGAAGGGCCTGGTCGACCACGCCAAGGGGAAAGGCACCGCCCTCAGCCTGCGAAAGCCTCGCCCACAGAACTGGTACTCCCTTGCTGTCGGACGGTCGCGTTTCCACCTCTCCCTGACCGCCAACACCCGGCTACGTAGAGTCGGGTGTGAGCTCTACATACGGCACCGCCAATCGAAGAAGGCGTTCGCTCTCCTTCAAGGGCAAAGGACTGCAATCGAGGCGGAGCTTGGCGTTCTTGAGTGGCAGGAACTCCCGCACCGGCGTGACTGCCACATCGTGCAGTATCGGCCCGGAGACATCGAGGATCGGACGCAATGGCCAGAGCTTCACGCGTGGCTCTTGGAGCGCGCGGAATCCTTCTACAAGGCCTTCACGAAGCGTGTCCGCGATCTGAATCTCGGAGAGGACGACGAGGAGGAAGAAGCAGAGAACGCCGGCTAACAAAGCGCTGGAGCGGCCGCGCACATGAATGGCGCTTTTCTTGCGGGCGGCGTTCGGCGGGCCGCTCAGCCGCCAACGCGTTAGCTGGCGAGAACTAGGCGCTAAGGAGCTAAGATCATGGAGCACTGGAAGTTCGGCGATGGCTTCGCAATCCGCTATGGCGGGCGCAACGGCATTCAATGGTTTTTCGGCCACGAATTCAGCCAACCTGGCAGCGCTCCCCCCGTGTTGCCAGGCCACCCTGCGGTGCTAGCAATCGAAGCGGTCAAGGCCGTCGCGCTGATTCTTCAGTGGTGGGAGATGCGGAAGCAGACGCAGATCGCAGCGGCGGAATTCGAGGAACGCCGGCTCGCCTGGTGCACCGATATGCTCGCCCTTTGGGGGACAGAGATTGCACGCGATCACACGATGCGTAGCGACTCCACTCACTATCTGGAACGGGAAGTGGGTCGCTTANNNNNNNNNNNNNNNNNNNNNNNNNNNNNNNNNNNNNNNNNNNNNNNNNNNNNNNNNNNNNNNNNNNNNNNNNNNNNNNNNNNNNNNNNNNNNNNNNNNGAGCGAGCGTCCGTGGCTCTCGTCGACCTAAACTCCCTTGTCCACTCGGAACTCTTGCGCCGCGATGCCACGGACCTTCGGCTCAGCAAGAGCGACAGGGTAGGCGTTCCGCATTACCAGCCATTCCATAAGATTCGTCGTCTCGCCGGGCCCGACGCAAACTTTTTGGACGTGGTAAGGCGAGCTTTGCCGTTTCTGTTTCCTGCATCCCTTTCGGACCCGCTGCAGGAGTTCTTGGAACGTAAGGACCGTCGTAGCGACCTCGCCCCGATAGAGAACCTCGCTCTCGAACTGCGAAGCGCGAAGGGGATCTTGCAGGCCGCCGATCAACTTCCAATCGCGGTTCGTCAATACACAATGGACCAGCTCGCCTCTGGCGGTGAGGGTGACCTGGTTCTGGCATCGCCAGTTCTT from Deltaproteobacteria bacterium includes these protein-coding regions:
- a CDS encoding DUF4268 domain-containing protein — translated: SQLEFWKGLVDHAKGKGTALSLRKPRPQNWYSLAVGRSRFHLSLTANTRLRRVGCELYIRHRQSKKAFALLQGQRTAIEAELGVLEWQELPHRRDCHIVQYRPGDIEDRTQWPELHAWLLERAESFYKAFTKRVRDLNLGEDDEEEEAENAG